The Vibrio sp. SNU_ST1 genome has a segment encoding these proteins:
- the rpsL gene encoding 30S ribosomal protein S12 has translation MATINQLVRTPRVKQVVKSNVPALEACPQKRGVCTRVYTTTPKKPNSALRKVCRVRLTNGFEVTSYIGGEGHNLQEHSVVLIRGGRVKDLPGVRYHTVRGALDCAGVNDRKKGRSKYGVKRPKS, from the coding sequence ATGGCAACTATTAACCAGTTGGTACGTACTCCTCGTGTAAAGCAGGTTGTTAAAAGCAACGTGCCTGCACTAGAAGCGTGCCCACAAAAACGTGGTGTATGTACTCGCGTATATACTACTACTCCAAAAAAACCGAACTCAGCACTACGTAAAGTATGTCGTGTTCGTCTAACTAACGGCTTTGAAGTTACTTCATACATCGGCGGTGAAGGTCATAACCTTCAAGAACACAGTGTTGTTCTTATCCGTGGTGGTCGTGTTAAAGATTTACCAGGTGTGCGTTACCACACTGTTCGCGGTGCACTTGACTGTGCAGGCGTTAACGACCGTAAGAAAGGTCGTTCTAAGTATGGTGTGAAACGTCCTAAGTCTTAA
- the tusB gene encoding sulfurtransferase complex subunit TusB, with translation MLHIVKSVDKLKLALMYSQQKDHILLVEDAVYVCLPNHELFNQISTVKHVSVLKTDLYSRGLQQLASSTLDQVDFDGFVKLTVLIAKSVTW, from the coding sequence ATGCTTCATATTGTAAAATCAGTAGACAAACTCAAGCTTGCATTGATGTACTCGCAACAAAAGGACCATATCCTTTTAGTTGAAGATGCGGTGTATGTTTGCCTTCCAAATCATGAGTTATTCAATCAAATCTCAACCGTTAAACATGTGTCGGTATTAAAAACAGATCTTTATAGCCGAGGTTTACAACAACTTGCTTCAAGCACTCTGGATCAAGTGGACTTCGATGGGTTCGTAAAACTGACTGTTTTGATCGCCAAATCAGTCACTTGGTAG
- the tusC gene encoding sulfurtransferase complex subunit TusC, with product MSTLAFVFNSFPHTTAAGREGLDALLAASAYSEDISVFFVGDGVTQLLKAQQPDESLSRDYISAFKLMDLYDIEQVYVCQHSLNQFGLSTDNLLIDVTALEMNELTQKLAQSQKILTF from the coding sequence TTGAGCACATTAGCATTTGTATTTAACAGCTTCCCTCATACAACGGCCGCGGGTAGGGAAGGGCTAGACGCATTGTTAGCGGCTTCAGCTTACAGTGAAGACATTAGCGTATTCTTTGTCGGTGATGGCGTTACACAGCTTCTCAAAGCGCAACAGCCTGATGAATCCCTATCACGTGACTATATTTCTGCATTCAAGCTTATGGACCTCTACGACATCGAGCAGGTTTACGTGTGTCAACATAGCCTCAATCAGTTTGGTCTCTCGACTGATAATTTACTGATCGATGTGACTGCGCTAGAAATGAATGAGTTGACGCAGAAGTTAGCTCAGAGCCAAAAAATACTGACTTTCTAG
- the tusD gene encoding sulfurtransferase complex subunit TusD, which translates to MLSYTLLVNGPVYGSQSARSAYQFAVALLKQGHKLHSVFFYQDGVSNGSGITVPANDEFDLAAAWKKLADEHNVSLETCVAAALRRGVISTEEATQHQLSASNLATGFTQAGLGSLSEALLTQDRVVQF; encoded by the coding sequence TTGTTAAGCTATACACTCTTAGTTAATGGACCCGTTTACGGCTCACAATCCGCAAGAAGTGCTTATCAGTTTGCTGTGGCTCTATTGAAACAGGGCCACAAACTTCACAGTGTGTTCTTCTATCAAGACGGCGTCAGTAATGGCTCTGGCATTACTGTGCCTGCTAATGATGAATTTGATTTAGCTGCCGCTTGGAAAAAACTGGCGGACGAGCACAATGTTAGCTTAGAGACATGTGTTGCAGCTGCGCTAAGGCGTGGAGTTATCAGCACTGAAGAAGCGACGCAACATCAACTGAGTGCATCTAACTTGGCGACAGGGTTTACCCAAGCTGGCTTAGGGAGCTTATCTGAAGCACTTCTGACGCAAGATAGGGTTGTCCAGTTTTGA
- a CDS encoding transcriptional regulator has protein sequence MTTTETVNADMLLEMESVHVMPFSEHDKIILRSYEAVVDGIASLIGPFCEIVLHSLEDLNTSAIKIANGENTGRQVGSPITDLALKMLKDIEGSKRNFSRSYFTRAKGGVLMKSITVAIRNGEDRVIGLLCINVNLDAPFSQVLQSFMPTQDADEAASSVNFASDVEELVDQTVERTIEEINADKSVSNNTKNRQIVMELYDKGIFDIKDAINRVAERLNISKHTVYLYIRQRKTEDEEGC, from the coding sequence GTGACTACTACAGAAACAGTCAATGCGGACATGTTACTCGAAATGGAATCAGTCCATGTCATGCCATTCAGTGAACACGATAAAATTATCTTAAGATCTTATGAGGCCGTAGTTGATGGTATTGCGAGTCTTATAGGTCCGTTTTGTGAAATCGTTTTACACTCTTTAGAAGACCTCAATACTTCAGCGATTAAAATTGCCAATGGTGAAAATACAGGTCGTCAGGTTGGTTCGCCAATCACCGATCTTGCATTGAAAATGTTGAAAGATATTGAAGGTTCTAAGCGTAACTTCTCTCGTTCATATTTTACTCGCGCTAAAGGCGGGGTGCTAATGAAGTCGATCACGGTTGCTATCCGCAATGGTGAAGACCGAGTGATTGGCTTACTGTGTATTAACGTGAACTTAGATGCGCCATTCTCACAAGTGCTGCAATCTTTCATGCCTACGCAAGATGCGGACGAAGCTGCGTCATCTGTTAACTTTGCTAGTGATGTTGAAGAACTTGTCGACCAAACGGTTGAACGCACGATTGAAGAAATCAATGCAGACAAATCAGTATCGAACAACACCAAAAATCGCCAAATCGTGATGGAGCTGTACGACAAAGGTATTTTCGATATCAAAGACGCGATTAACCGTGTTGCTGAGCGATTGAATATCTCTAAGCACACAGTGTACTTGTACATCCGTCAACGTAAAACAGAGGATGAAGAGGGTTGTTAA
- the fkpA gene encoding FKBP-type peptidyl-prolyl cis-trans isomerase, with protein MKSVLKVSLLAATVMLAVGCQKEEPKAEAPQVEEVKVAAVNFKTEDDKAAYAIGVSFANYLSTSIDKPSELGINLDKAMVLQGIEDVFAEKTALNEEETRAALEALDKRVAETMQAQAAEKSAEVKKAGDDFRAEFAKTEGVKQTESGLLYQVMTAGEGASPKDTDTVQVHYKGTLTDGTQFDSSYDRGEPATFPLNRVIPGWTEGVQLMQVGSKYKFVIPPELAYGEQDTPTIPANSTLVFEVELLNIDNAGAAPAQ; from the coding sequence ATGAAATCAGTTTTAAAAGTATCACTGCTTGCCGCAACGGTTATGCTAGCAGTTGGTTGTCAGAAAGAAGAACCAAAGGCAGAAGCTCCACAGGTAGAAGAAGTTAAAGTTGCAGCAGTAAACTTTAAAACAGAAGATGACAAAGCGGCATACGCAATCGGTGTATCTTTCGCTAACTACTTAAGCACAAGCATTGATAAGCCAAGCGAGCTAGGTATTAACCTAGACAAAGCGATGGTTCTTCAAGGTATCGAAGACGTATTCGCAGAGAAGACGGCACTTAACGAAGAAGAGACACGTGCAGCTCTTGAAGCTCTAGACAAGCGTGTTGCTGAAACGATGCAAGCACAAGCAGCAGAAAAGTCAGCAGAAGTGAAGAAAGCGGGTGATGATTTCCGTGCTGAGTTCGCTAAAACTGAAGGCGTTAAGCAAACTGAATCTGGTCTACTTTACCAAGTAATGACGGCTGGTGAAGGCGCTTCTCCAAAAGACACTGATACGGTTCAAGTACACTACAAAGGTACGCTAACAGACGGTACTCAGTTCGATAGCTCTTACGATCGTGGCGAACCAGCAACATTCCCACTAAACCGAGTAATCCCAGGCTGGACTGAAGGTGTACAACTGATGCAAGTGGGTTCTAAGTACAAGTTCGTTATCCCGCCAGAGCTAGCATACGGTGAGCAAGATACACCGACTATCCCAGCTAACTCAACGCTAGTATTCGAAGTGGAACTACTAAACATCGATAACGCTGGAGCAGCTCCTGCACAATAA
- a CDS encoding WD40 repeat domain-containing protein — MRIFFHSLLCTIVITLLNGCFFFQDDDQRWEIEPNGATSFALSRDGRFALLYSQQKQLLLWDLAQNKELAQLGPQDQSENQVSRIRISDNGRFAITASQMNFAVWDLSWTQAEGLWSISDGLIRDVDISSNGEKVLLGLSNGKAIYVDLVTGRRLEFLAHREKVNSVSLSSNGRYALSGGNDYKAYLWDTESGLVLRTFEHEQRVVRVALQRDGELAFTSDGGNQAMIWDLETGHPQAQLQSWSRQLIFSSARFSDDGSMLVTGTPSSQVSVWNTQDGKRISRHDAEPLKDARPPRAVVYDAAFDDKNRVISGTSAGIAQAWNVD; from the coding sequence ATGCGAATATTTTTCCACTCATTGCTATGTACGATTGTCATCACCTTGTTAAATGGCTGCTTTTTCTTCCAAGATGATGACCAACGCTGGGAAATTGAACCCAACGGCGCCACCAGCTTTGCGCTAAGTAGAGATGGACGCTTCGCCCTGCTCTACTCGCAACAAAAACAGCTGCTCCTTTGGGATCTTGCCCAGAACAAAGAACTGGCTCAGCTTGGTCCACAAGATCAATCCGAAAATCAAGTATCGCGTATTCGCATCTCTGACAATGGTCGCTTTGCCATTACCGCCAGTCAGATGAATTTCGCCGTTTGGGACTTATCTTGGACACAAGCTGAAGGGCTATGGTCGATTTCCGATGGCTTAATTCGCGATGTTGATATCTCTAGCAACGGTGAAAAAGTACTGCTGGGCCTGTCTAATGGCAAAGCTATCTATGTGGACTTAGTCACCGGACGCCGTCTGGAGTTCCTCGCTCACCGAGAAAAAGTTAATTCCGTCTCCCTATCTTCGAATGGGCGCTACGCATTATCAGGTGGTAACGACTATAAAGCTTACCTTTGGGATACCGAATCAGGCTTGGTATTACGTACATTCGAGCATGAACAAAGAGTCGTACGAGTTGCCTTACAACGAGATGGAGAGCTAGCTTTTACCTCCGATGGAGGTAATCAAGCGATGATCTGGGATCTAGAAACAGGTCATCCTCAAGCGCAATTGCAGAGCTGGTCTCGACAGCTGATTTTCTCGAGTGCTCGCTTTTCTGATGACGGCAGTATGTTAGTAACGGGTACGCCATCTAGCCAAGTAAGCGTGTGGAATACTCAAGATGGTAAACGCATTTCTCGCCACGACGCCGAGCCATTAAAAGATGCTCGCCCTCCTCGTGCGGTAGTGTATGATGCAGCCTTTGATGATAAGAACCGTGTGATATCGGGCACCTCTGCGGGCATTGCCCAAGCTTGGAATGTGGATTAA
- a CDS encoding SlyX family protein yields MTEKRVEQLESRVNDLECQLAFQEQTIEELNEALSQQQMLITRMQDQMKFVVGKVKNMDGSNLADASEETPPPHY; encoded by the coding sequence ATGACAGAAAAGCGAGTTGAACAATTAGAAAGCCGCGTGAATGACCTAGAATGTCAGTTGGCTTTCCAAGAACAAACCATTGAAGAACTCAATGAAGCGCTTAGCCAACAACAGATGTTGATCACGAGAATGCAAGACCAAATGAAGTTCGTGGTGGGCAAAGTGAAAAATATGGATGGCTCTAACCTAGCAGACGCATCAGAAGAGACGCCACCTCCACACTATTAA
- a CDS encoding isoaspartyl peptidase/L-asparaginase family protein encodes MSQPFSIAIHGGAGTILREQMSDELKTGITEALEKSVLAGYQVLQSGGDALDAVVASVKVMEDSPHFNAGKGSVLTHDEFVEMDASVMHGREMDAGAIAGVRHIKNPIELARDVMLKSDHVLLIGEGAEKFAFEHEHIFTEQDYFFTERRYDQLQSMKEKGIFALSEAKYDEEQADKYPDDKKYGTVGAVALDQAGNLAAATSTGGVTNKKYGRVGDSPIIGAGTVAENGNVAVSTTGMGEFFLRKMVASDVAARMRYLKEDVHTACETIIQGELKTMGGEGGLIAIDGQGDIHFGMNSSGMYRASVDTNGCVEVKIYADD; translated from the coding sequence ATGTCACAGCCTTTTTCAATTGCCATTCATGGTGGTGCAGGCACCATCTTACGAGAGCAAATGAGTGATGAATTAAAAACGGGTATTACCGAGGCTTTGGAAAAATCGGTTTTGGCTGGCTATCAAGTATTACAGTCGGGTGGCGATGCTCTGGATGCAGTGGTTGCTTCAGTTAAGGTGATGGAAGACAGTCCCCACTTTAATGCCGGAAAAGGTTCTGTTCTGACTCATGATGAATTTGTTGAGATGGATGCTTCTGTGATGCACGGTCGTGAAATGGATGCGGGGGCTATTGCCGGTGTCCGCCATATCAAAAATCCAATTGAGCTTGCGCGTGATGTGATGCTTAAAAGTGACCATGTGCTGCTGATTGGTGAAGGCGCCGAGAAGTTTGCATTTGAGCATGAACATATCTTCACTGAGCAAGATTACTTCTTTACTGAGCGTCGTTATGACCAACTTCAGTCGATGAAAGAGAAAGGTATTTTTGCTTTGTCTGAAGCGAAATATGATGAAGAGCAAGCTGATAAATATCCCGATGATAAAAAGTACGGCACGGTTGGCGCGGTCGCATTAGATCAAGCCGGAAACTTAGCAGCCGCAACCAGCACTGGTGGCGTAACCAATAAAAAATACGGTCGTGTGGGAGATTCTCCAATCATCGGTGCAGGCACTGTTGCTGAAAATGGCAACGTGGCCGTTTCAACAACAGGTATGGGGGAGTTCTTCCTTAGAAAGATGGTTGCCAGTGATGTGGCGGCACGAATGCGTTACCTCAAGGAAGATGTGCATACGGCTTGTGAAACGATTATTCAAGGTGAATTGAAAACCATGGGTGGTGAAGGCGGCTTGATTGCTATCGATGGACAAGGTGATATTCATTTCGGTATGAACAGTTCTGGAATGTATCGCGCGAGCGTTGATACTAACGGTTGCGTGGAAGTGAAGATTTATGCCGATGACTAA
- the slyD gene encoding peptidylprolyl isomerase: protein MKIEKNVVVSVAYQVKLEDGVVVDQSTAEAPLDYLHGHNNLITGLEKELEGKVAGDKFSATVTPEDAYGEHNDDLVQRVPADVFQGVEQIEVGMRFLADTDQGPIPVEVTEVDGDEVVVDGNHMLAGQTLTFDVEVVAVREATEEEVQHGHVHQEGGCGGHDHDHDHEGGCCGGEGHDHAEEKKDGCCGGGSCGSH from the coding sequence ATGAAAATTGAAAAGAACGTAGTAGTTAGTGTTGCATATCAAGTGAAACTTGAAGATGGCGTAGTAGTTGACCAATCAACTGCAGAAGCTCCACTAGATTACCTTCACGGTCACAACAACCTAATTACAGGTCTTGAAAAAGAGCTTGAAGGCAAAGTCGCTGGCGACAAGTTCTCAGCAACTGTTACTCCAGAAGACGCTTACGGCGAGCACAACGATGACTTAGTTCAACGTGTTCCTGCAGACGTATTCCAAGGTGTTGAGCAAATCGAAGTTGGCATGCGTTTCCTAGCGGATACTGACCAAGGTCCAATCCCAGTTGAAGTTACTGAAGTAGATGGCGACGAAGTTGTTGTTGACGGTAACCACATGCTAGCTGGCCAAACTCTAACGTTTGACGTTGAAGTTGTAGCGGTTCGTGAAGCGACTGAAGAAGAAGTTCAACACGGTCACGTACACCAAGAAGGCGGCTGTGGCGGTCACGACCACGATCATGATCACGAAGGTGGTTGCTGTGGTGGCGAAGGCCATGACCACGCTGAAGAGAAAAAAGACGGCTGCTGCGGCGGCGGTAGCTGTGGTTCTCACTAA
- a CDS encoding YheV family putative zinc ribbon protein: MKQKKRFIAGASCPSCKTQDTLRWWIENNIELVECVDCDFTEQRKPKTVEKSEHANQEMIGIFKPE, translated from the coding sequence GTGAAACAGAAAAAACGCTTTATCGCAGGGGCGAGCTGCCCAAGCTGCAAGACTCAAGACACACTCCGTTGGTGGATTGAAAATAATATCGAGCTGGTGGAATGTGTCGATTGTGACTTCACAGAACAGCGTAAACCGAAAACTGTAGAGAAATCTGAACACGCGAATCAAGAAATGATCGGTATTTTTAAGCCTGAGTGA
- the kefB gene encoding glutathione-regulated potassium-efflux system protein KefB has translation MALTNDFLQSSVIFLAAAVVAVPIAQRAGLGSVLGYLLAGVAIGPWGLGLISDVEAILHFSEFGVVLLLFLIGLELNPKKLWQMRAPILGLGGAQVLITTLIITAIACMFGLTWQTSLVIGMGLALSSTAIALRVIEERELGGKEAGQSGFAVLLFQDIAVIPMLAMLPLLAGNTGGSWADMLWMLGGVIGLLVGGHFLLRPLFRYVVMSGVRELFTVAALLLVIGIAVIMQQIGLSMALGTFLAGVLLAESEYRHELEIAIDPFKGLLLGLFFISVGMAVNLGLLAESPFAILIAVSSLVVLKGLVLYALARIFGTLAKARSRMAMILSQGGEFAFVIFTAASAQGILSGDQVSFLLVVVSLSMVTTPLMLKLQDRFFARQLNQISESAMSSDVVDRSPRVIIAGFGRFGQIIGRLMYANKIRITVLESDASQIHILRKFGYKVFYGDSTHLELLRAAGADKAEAIVLCTDSPDEIMKTVDLCKQHFPQLKILARARSRVEAYQLLNHGVSNYSRETFLGALDLGRQTLTELGMHPYKAKRAEAHFRKLDNGMLKELLPQHNEDAELAQRAKEARKELEEIFGHEMENDHQSRNYWQ, from the coding sequence ATGGCTCTGACTAATGATTTTCTACAAAGTAGCGTTATATTTTTAGCGGCTGCTGTGGTTGCGGTTCCTATCGCGCAGCGAGCTGGCTTGGGTTCAGTACTCGGTTACTTATTAGCGGGTGTGGCGATTGGCCCATGGGGACTTGGTTTAATCAGTGATGTAGAGGCGATTCTACACTTCTCCGAATTCGGGGTGGTACTGCTGCTCTTTTTGATTGGTCTCGAACTTAATCCGAAAAAACTGTGGCAGATGCGAGCCCCCATTCTCGGACTCGGTGGCGCGCAAGTTCTGATCACCACTCTGATTATTACCGCCATCGCGTGTATGTTTGGTTTAACTTGGCAAACTAGCTTAGTCATCGGCATGGGTTTAGCTTTGTCTTCGACCGCTATTGCGTTACGTGTTATTGAAGAGCGAGAGCTTGGTGGAAAAGAAGCGGGGCAGTCAGGCTTTGCAGTATTACTTTTCCAAGATATAGCCGTTATCCCTATGTTGGCGATGCTGCCTTTGCTCGCTGGCAATACGGGCGGCAGTTGGGCTGACATGTTGTGGATGCTAGGTGGTGTCATTGGCTTGCTTGTCGGTGGTCACTTCTTGTTGAGGCCGCTGTTCCGCTACGTAGTCATGAGCGGTGTTCGTGAGTTGTTCACCGTCGCAGCGCTGTTATTGGTGATTGGTATTGCTGTCATTATGCAGCAGATTGGTTTGTCGATGGCATTAGGTACTTTCTTGGCGGGCGTACTTCTGGCTGAAAGTGAATATCGACACGAGTTAGAAATCGCGATTGACCCATTCAAAGGGTTACTGCTTGGTCTGTTCTTTATCTCTGTAGGTATGGCGGTAAACTTAGGTTTACTGGCAGAAAGCCCATTCGCAATACTTATCGCGGTATCGTCTCTGGTCGTATTGAAAGGCTTAGTGCTGTATGCGCTAGCTCGTATCTTCGGAACACTTGCAAAAGCGCGTAGTCGCATGGCGATGATTCTCAGCCAAGGTGGTGAGTTTGCCTTCGTTATTTTTACCGCGGCGAGTGCACAAGGCATCTTAAGCGGCGACCAAGTGTCGTTCTTACTGGTTGTTGTGAGCCTATCTATGGTGACAACTCCATTGATGCTTAAGCTGCAAGACCGATTCTTTGCGCGTCAGCTTAATCAAATCAGTGAAAGCGCGATGTCTTCGGATGTGGTTGATCGTAGCCCTCGAGTGATTATTGCAGGCTTTGGTCGTTTCGGTCAGATCATTGGTCGTCTGATGTATGCCAACAAGATTCGTATCACCGTCCTTGAAAGTGATGCCAGCCAAATACATATCCTTAGGAAGTTCGGCTACAAGGTATTTTACGGTGACTCGACTCATCTTGAATTATTACGCGCAGCCGGAGCTGATAAAGCGGAAGCGATCGTGTTGTGTACCGACTCTCCAGACGAAATCATGAAAACTGTCGACTTGTGTAAGCAGCACTTCCCACAGTTAAAGATTTTAGCGCGTGCTCGAAGCCGTGTTGAAGCGTATCAATTACTTAACCACGGTGTGAGCAACTACTCGCGTGAAACCTTCCTTGGGGCATTAGATTTAGGTCGTCAAACATTGACCGAACTTGGCATGCATCCATATAAAGCGAAGCGAGCAGAAGCACATTTTAGGAAACTGGATAATGGTATGCTGAAAGAGTTGCTGCCTCAGCATAACGAAGATGCCGAGTTAGCTCAAAGAGCGAAAGAGGCTCGCAAAGAGCTTGAAGAGATTTTTGGACACGAGATGGAAAACGATCACCAATCTCGAAACTATTGGCAGTAG
- the kefG gene encoding glutathione-regulated potassium-efflux system ancillary protein KefG has protein sequence MSNTPSTDNPVPKVLVIYAHPEPQTSIANQIMVKKIESLGNVKVHDLYAIYPDFFIDVPSEHALLLEYDVIVFQHPLFMYSCPSLLKEWFDRVLGKGFAFGEQSALKGKHWRSVITTGGKEEAFGAAGYNKYPLQEILQPFELTAALCQMHWIPPLVLHWARNVTDMTRYQHAEAYRNWLRDPLQDIGADDGSD, from the coding sequence ATGAGTAATACTCCCTCGACAGACAACCCCGTGCCAAAGGTGCTGGTCATCTATGCGCACCCAGAGCCGCAAACCTCTATCGCTAACCAGATCATGGTTAAAAAGATAGAGTCGCTTGGGAATGTCAAAGTCCACGATCTCTACGCCATCTATCCTGACTTCTTTATTGATGTGCCTTCTGAGCATGCATTGCTGCTTGAATATGATGTGATCGTGTTCCAACACCCTTTGTTTATGTATTCGTGCCCATCACTACTTAAAGAGTGGTTTGACCGAGTATTAGGCAAGGGGTTTGCGTTTGGTGAGCAAAGTGCGCTTAAAGGTAAACACTGGCGCAGTGTGATTACTACCGGTGGTAAAGAAGAGGCGTTTGGTGCCGCAGGCTATAATAAATATCCATTACAAGAGATTTTGCAACCATTCGAGCTAACCGCTGCTTTGTGTCAGATGCACTGGATACCCCCTTTGGTTTTACACTGGGCACGAAATGTCACCGATATGACGCGTTATCAACACGCAGAAGCGTATCGAAATTGGTTGCGAGACCCGCTACAAGATATAGGAGCAGATGATGGCTCTGACTAA
- a CDS encoding ABC transporter ATP-binding protein, with translation MITFSDIQLLRGGKPLLDQASATFQPGDKIGLVGKNGCGKSTLFALIKDELSIDAGSFSKPAHWEMAWVAQETPALERTAIEYVIDGDREYRGLEDQLEKAEQADNGTLVAEIHGKIETIGGYSIKARAAELLDGLGFRQEQMTWNLTQFSGGWRMRLNLAQALLCRSDLLLLDEPTNHLDLDAVMWLERWLQNYPGTLVLISHDRDFLDPIVNRIVHVENQLLNEYTGNYSSFETQRAQKLILQQAMYQKQQKQMSHMQSYIDRFRYKASKARQAQSRIKALEKMEQVLPAQFDNPFSFEFREPDALPNPIMMMDEVSAGYDDNLILEKIRLNLVPGSRIGLLGRNGAGKSTLIKLLSGELKQQGGELSYSQGVKMGYFAQHQLETLHPEETPLQHMMQIAPRHTEQQLRDYLGSFGFQGEKALDKVAPFSGGEKARLVLALLVWQKPNLLLLDEPTNHLDLDMRQALTFALQTFEGAMVIVSHDRYLLRATTDDLYLVHDRQVAPFDGDLSDYYKWLTEQQKVERKEAQALAPAKDGANSAAAKKEQKRKEAEFRKLTAPIRKQLTQFEKKMDKLTLDLEEAEQQLSDTSLYEAENKAKLNKVLALQASSKSQLEEVEMDWMSTQEELEQMELDMDSL, from the coding sequence ATGATTACTTTCTCTGATATTCAATTGCTACGCGGCGGTAAGCCACTCCTCGACCAAGCGTCTGCCACTTTTCAGCCTGGCGACAAAATCGGTTTGGTTGGTAAAAATGGCTGTGGTAAATCTACGCTGTTCGCCCTAATTAAGGACGAACTGTCTATTGATGCTGGCTCATTCAGTAAACCAGCCCATTGGGAAATGGCTTGGGTTGCTCAAGAAACACCTGCATTAGAAAGAACAGCAATTGAATACGTGATTGATGGCGACCGTGAATACCGTGGCCTTGAAGATCAACTTGAGAAAGCCGAACAAGCCGACAACGGCACATTAGTCGCAGAGATCCATGGCAAGATTGAAACCATTGGTGGTTATAGCATCAAGGCACGCGCGGCTGAGCTGTTAGACGGCCTAGGCTTTCGCCAAGAACAAATGACATGGAACCTGACTCAATTTTCAGGGGGTTGGCGTATGCGTTTGAACCTAGCGCAAGCCCTACTGTGTCGCAGTGACCTACTGTTACTCGATGAGCCAACCAACCACTTGGATTTAGACGCTGTAATGTGGCTAGAACGCTGGTTACAAAACTACCCAGGTACACTCGTTCTTATCTCACACGATAGGGACTTCTTGGATCCTATCGTCAATCGCATCGTGCATGTTGAAAATCAACTGCTCAATGAATACACCGGTAACTACTCGTCGTTCGAAACCCAACGAGCGCAAAAACTAATTCTGCAACAAGCGATGTACCAAAAGCAGCAGAAACAAATGTCGCACATGCAGAGCTACATTGACCGTTTCCGTTATAAAGCTTCAAAAGCTCGCCAAGCGCAAAGCCGTATTAAAGCGCTAGAGAAAATGGAACAAGTACTGCCCGCTCAGTTTGATAACCCTTTCAGCTTTGAATTTAGAGAACCAGACGCACTACCAAACCCAATCATGATGATGGACGAGGTATCTGCAGGTTACGATGACAATCTGATTCTAGAGAAGATTCGCCTAAACCTAGTACCGGGCAGCCGTATTGGTTTGCTTGGTCGAAATGGTGCAGGTAAATCGACGCTGATTAAGCTGCTTTCAGGTGAACTGAAACAACAAGGTGGCGAGCTAAGTTATTCGCAAGGCGTTAAAATGGGTTACTTTGCCCAACACCAATTAGAGACACTGCACCCGGAAGAGACACCACTTCAGCACATGATGCAGATTGCGCCAAGACACACCGAGCAACAACTGCGTGATTACCTAGGTAGCTTCGGTTTCCAAGGTGAAAAAGCGCTCGATAAAGTGGCACCGTTCTCTGGTGGTGAAAAAGCGCGTTTGGTATTGGCTCTGCTGGTATGGCAAAAACCGAACCTATTACTACTCGATGAACCAACCAACCACTTGGATCTCGACATGCGTCAAGCGCTAACTTTTGCCCTGCAGACGTTTGAAGGCGCAATGGTTATCGTATCGCACGACCGTTACCTACTGCGTGCGACTACCGATGATTTATACCTTGTACACGACCGCCAAGTAGCACCGTTTGATGGTGATTTAAGCGATTACTACAAGTGGCTAACCGAACAACAGAAAGTTGAGCGCAAAGAAGCACAAGCATTGGCACCAGCAAAAGATGGCGCCAACAGTGCAGCAGCAAAAAAAGAGCAGAAACGTAAAGAAGCAGAGTTCAGAAAACTAACCGCGCCGATTCGCAAACAATTGACTCAGTTTGAAAAGAAAATGGATAAGTTGACGCTTGATCTTGAAGAGGCTGAACAGCAATTATCTGACACTTCACTTTATGAAGCTGAAAATAAGGCTAAACTGAATAAAGTACTCGCTCTACAAGCGAGCAGTAAGTCACAGCTAGAAGAAGTTGAAATGGATTGGATGTCCACTCAAGAAGAGCTTGAGCAGATGGAACTGGATATGGATAGCTTATGA